From the Solanum pennellii chromosome 4, SPENNV200 genome, one window contains:
- the LOC114076813 gene encoding uncharacterized protein LOC114076813 produces the protein MQGKAVYIRPIVVWPFRGGAQRKKNSLLQKRKAPKICLNCGDKGFSNAFIHCIGCLEVVVHRYCLDKVTFTEFVPWLCDDCKENEITRTTNSDAVQPVTALVQHSHVVDDPIWRGCYNIWNKKYNVGGVVAHLSDKASQGVAETAKLLPLHLHFEMVSKDDLWPMYFNKPEANVDDIELFFFPSEERHQDEFDSMVQDMIGGENALRALTPYGELLVFTSTELPLRHWRYQRKCYLWGILRETQDSSSRQLVPNRNQTPDNVLAARDPVNDRAPIEDDAQVVTDELRRGNRIRKPTARFDDYI, from the exons ATGCAAGGTAAGGCTGTGTACATAAGGCCCATAGTGGTCTGGCCCTTCCGTGGGGGAGCTCAGAGGAAGAAAAACAGCCTCTTGCAGAAACGCAAG GCACCGAAAATATGTCTAAACTGCGGTGACAAAGGATTCTCGAATGCCTTCATTCATTGCATTGGCTGTCTTGAAGTTGTTGTACATCG CTACTGCCTTGACAAAGTCACCTTCACTGAATTCGTCCCTTGGCTGTGCGATGATTGCAAGGAGAATGAAATCACTAGAACGACGAATTCTGATGCTGTCCAACCTGTAACTGCTTTGGTACAACATAGCCATGTTGTTGATGATCCTATTTGGAG GGGTTGCTATAACATATGGAACAAAAAGTATAACGTTGGCGGAGTTGTTGCTCACCTCTCCGACAAAGCTAGTCAAGGTGTTGCTGAAACAGCAAAGCTACTTCCACTTCACCTTCACTTTGAAATGGTTTCAAAAGACGACTTATGGCCTATGTATTTCAACAAACCAGAGGCTAATGTCGATGACATTGAGTTGTTTTTCTTCCCCTCGGAGGAAAG ACACCAGGATGAATTTGATAGTATGGTTCAAGATATGATTGGTGGAGAAAATGCTCTACGAGCATTAACACCCTACGGGGAGCTATTGGTTTTCACATCTACAGAACTTCCCCTGCGTCACTGGA GATACCAACGAAAATGCTACTTATGGGGTATTCTCAGAGAGACACAGGATTCTAGTAGCCGTCAACTGGTACCAAACAGGAATCAAACTCCTGACAATGTTTTGGCTGCCAGAGATCCTGTGAACGATAGGGCCCCTATTGAGGACGATGCACAGGTTGTGACAGACGAGTTGAGAAGAGGAAACAGGATCAGAAAACCAACTGCTAGATTTGATGACTATATATGA
- the LOC107018350 gene encoding uncharacterized protein LOC107018350: MPSTSSSWGLTTTNSAASTRMTSSLGTHPRICSLGGGPEHIVKERSCKISCFRYTDVESSWKELFPSKIQKFNSCRHLNTRKCWAVFSAATGDANDPDDSEDSKNPPENENESVNNEILRGNLERIVGRDDSAFSGIDLAALIRNKYGRSYDVQLIKKEFMGKNLLALNVMWKYREQRSFPLTEEEYLLRLDDVANTLKCWGAVSHIRNSLEKLKERPRIGKAVSIFIDMDESGGRANEWIYK, encoded by the exons ATGCCTTCAACTAGCTCTTCCTGGGGCCTCACAACAACAAACTCTGCTGCTTCTACCAG AATGACGAGTTCTCTGGGGACCCACCCTCGTATCTGCTCGTTAGGAGGAGGTCCGGAGCATATTGTGAAGGAAAGAAGTTGCAAAATTTCATGCTTTCGTTATACAGATGTAGAATCTTCTTGGAAAGAATTGTTTCCTTCAAAAATTCAGAAGTTCAATAGCTGCCGCCACCTAAATACTAGAAAATGCTGGGCAGTTTTTTCCGCTGCAACCGGTGATGCAAATGATCCGGATGACTCAGAAGATAGTAAGAATCCTccagaaaatgaaaatgaatcc gtaaataatgaaattttaagGGGTAATCTTGAAAGAATCGTCGGGCGGGATGACTCTGCATTTAGCGGAATAGACCTTGCAGCTCTGATAAGGAATAAATATGGAAGGTCCTATGATGTTCAATTGATTAAGAAG GAATTCATGGGGAAAAATCTTCTTGCGTTAAACGTTATGTGGAAATACAGGGAGCAG CGATCTTTTCCGTTAACTGAAGAAGAGTACCTACTGAGGCTAGATGATGTGGCAAACACATTGAAATGTTGGGGAGCTGTTTCTCATATTCGTAATAGCCTTGAGAAGTTGAAAGAGCGGCCTCGGATAGGGAAG GCAGTGAGCATTTTCATCGATATGGATGAATCCGGAGGCCGTGCAAATGAATGGATTTACAAGTAG
- the LOC114076722 gene encoding 60S ribosomal protein L35-like has product MARIKVHELRNKSKTDLLARLKDLKVELALLHVAKVTGGAPNNLSKIKVVRLSIAQVLDCHLTEAKVSSQRSLQEQKALASYEKFDQI; this is encoded by the coding sequence ATGGCGAGAATAAAGGTTCATGAGTTGAGGAATAAGTCGAAGACAGACCTTTTGGCTCGGTTGAAGGATCTGAAGGTGGAGCTTGCACTTCTCCATGTTGCAAAGGTCACCGGTGGTGCTCCTAACAATCTATCCAAAATCAAGGTGGTAAGGTTGTCAATTGCACAGGTTTTGGACTGTCACCTTACAGAAGCAAAAGTTAGCTCTCAGAGAAGTTTACAAGAACAAAAAGCACTTGCATCTTATGAAAAATTTGACCAGATTTGA
- the LOC107015629 gene encoding protein S-acyltransferase 11, producing the protein MDFADSATTSTTAMRSSTSAAADDDILYPEEHNVTSVSDDHETTCWGCGLRVLVSPHVPAFKCFWCGAISNQNIIKCENQNFRWRRLRDRCFVSILIVFILLVICGGIWAIYPVLVSLGYIYGGVNILIAIILSIFTLSTFSLSAFRSAGAPPNIIWGSYPAVTKGALENYRFCEYCAKPKSPRAHHCRSCGMCVLDMDHHCPFIGNCVGAANHRHFVLFLISAIIGMIYASIMSVYAVYHIWPPLNNWQIHLLTGAFGQKLVMRMLKDIFVAFMSSMLFLPARGLVLIYLFIASVSIEIGLSVLLWQQLSFIYEGKTYLSHISASGGEGTAVKDCQNFVRFFGFPYTRTRYLPSFFSSKKRHKK; encoded by the exons ATGGATTTTGCGGACTCCGCCACCACCTCTACGACGGCGATGAGGTCCTCCACCTCCGCCGCCGCCGATGATGACATTCTATATCCG GAGGAGCATAATGTGACATCTGTAAGTGATGATCATGAAACGACATGTTGGGGCTGTGGGCTCCGTGTACTTGTTTCACCACATGTGCCTGCTTTCAAGTGTTTCTGGTGTGGAGCTATAAGTAACCAGAACATAATTAAATGTGAGAACCAGAACTTCAGGTGGAGACGATTGCGAGACCGGTGCTTTGTCAGCATCCTCATTGTCTTCATACTATTGGTAATAT GTGGTGGTATTTGGGCCATTTATCCAGTATTAGTTTCTCTTGGTTACATCTATGGAGGTGTTAACATTTTGATTGCTATAATATTGTCCATATTTACCTTGTCCACATTTAGCCTTTCTGCATTTCGATCTGCTGGTGCTCCACCAAACATAATATGGGGTAGCTATCCTGCTGTGACAAAAGGAGCACTTGAAAATTATAGATTTTGTGAATATTGTGCAAAGCCAAAGTCACCTAGGGCACATCATTGCCGTTCTTGTGGGATGTGCGTATTGGACATGGATCATCATTGTCCATTT ATTGGAAACTGTGTTGGTGCAGCAAACCATCGGCATTTTGTCCTTTTCCTCATTTCAGCAATCATTGGCATGATTTACGCGTCCATCATGTCTGTATATGCAGTTTATCATATCTGGCCACCATTAAACAACTGGCAAATCCACCTTCTGACTGGGGCTTTTGGTCAAAAGTTGGTTATGAGAatgttaaaagatatttttgttgCATTTATGAGTTCTATGTTGTTTTTACCCGCGAGAGGACTTGTTCTTATTTACCTGTTTATTGCTAGTGTCTCTATCGAGATAGGTTTAAGCGTGCTTTTATGGCAGCAACTCTCTTTCATATATGAAGGCAAGACATACTTGAGTCATATAAGTGCATCAGGGGGTGAAGGTACTGCAGTAAAGGATTGCCAAAATTTCGTCCGATTCTTTGGCTTCCCTTATACTAGAACAAGATATTTGCCAAGCTTCTTCAGTTCTAAGAAGAGACACAAAAAATGA